A single Camelus ferus isolate YT-003-E chromosome 3, BCGSAC_Cfer_1.0, whole genome shotgun sequence DNA region contains:
- the LOC102510587 gene encoding olfactory receptor 49-like, which translates to MDHINKTTVTEFILLGFQNEKEVEILLFSAFLLMYMTSLIGNTMIIFLVCGDYRLHSPMYFLVSNLSFLEVAITSTVVPKMLANTLSLTKAISFMGGLAQSFFYFLLGSTEFFLLAVMSFDRYVAICNPLRYTIIMNKKTCVSLLLGSYGGAFLSVLASSILTAPLPFCGPNVINHFFCDSAPVLKLVCADISLAELADFVSSAVLLLGSLLLTGLSYTYIIITIFRIPSVQGRQKAFSTCVSHITVVTLYYGSSIFIYVRPKKGNVMNVSKFATVLNTIVTPMLNPFIYSL; encoded by the coding sequence ATGGATCACATAAACAAGACCACAGTCACTGAGTTCATCCTTCTAGGatttcagaatgaaaaagaagtagaaattcTCCTATTTTCTGCATTCCTGCTTATGTACATGACGTCTCTGATTGGCAACACCATGATTATCTTTTTGGTGTGTGGTGACTACCGTCTGCATTCACCCATGTATTTCTTGGTATCCAATCTTTCTTTTCTCGAGGTTGCCATTACGTCCACAGTGGTGCCTAAGATGCTGGCCAACACACTTTCTCTCACCAAAGCAATATCCTTCATGGGAGGCCTTGCACagtctttcttctactttctccTGGGATCCACAGAATTCTTCCTCCTGGCTGTCATGTCCTTCGATCGCTACGTTGCCATCTGCAACCCACTAAGGTATACCATCATCATGAACAAGAAAACATGCGTATCATTGCTTCTGGGATCTTACGGGGGTGCATTTTTGTCAGTTTTGGCATCATCAATATTAACTGCTCCTCTGCCCTTTTGTGGACCAAATGTAATCAATCACTTTTTCTGTGACAGTGCCCCTGTGCTGAAGCTGGTCTGTGCGGATATCTCTCTGGCTGAACTGGCTGACTTTGTCTCCTCTGCTGTGTTGTTACTGGGTTCCTTGCTCCTGACAGGACTGTCTTACACGTACATTATCATTACAATCTTTAGAATTCCCTCTGTCCAGGGACGGCAGaaagccttctccacctgtgtGTCGCATATCACGGTGGTAACACTTTACTATGGAAGCTCCATCTTCATCTACGTCCGTCCAAAAAAGGGCAACGTG